A region from the Pelobates fuscus isolate aPelFus1 chromosome 1, aPelFus1.pri, whole genome shotgun sequence genome encodes:
- the KCNE1 gene encoding potassium voltage-gated channel subfamily E member 1 has product MDNMAVANTTALNTLLLTYINVNQPDNTTITKPVDIMEVVYVLLLLGFFGFFTFGIMFSYIRSKKREHSDDPYNTYIAKDWKKNEPLPIAVKLASSCYIAENQFAAEQPTTQLPCISTN; this is encoded by the coding sequence atggataatatggcagtggcaAATACAACAGCATTAAACACGTTGCTTTTGACCTACATAAACGTAAATCAACCAGATAACACCACCATCACCAAACCCGTAGATATAATGGAAGTGGTGTACGTCCTCCTTCTTTTGGGATTCTTTGGATTTTTTACATTTGGTATAATGTTCAGTTACATCCGCTCCAAAAAGCGGGAGCATTCTGATGATCCCTATAATACGTACATCGCTAAagactggaaaaaaaatgaaCCTCTACCAATCGCTGTGAAACTGGCATCCTCATGTTATATCGCAGAAAACCAGTTCGCAGCGGAGCAGCCTACCACGCAGCTACCATGCATAAGCACGAACTAA